A stretch of the Dictyoglomus sp. genome encodes the following:
- a CDS encoding nitroreductase family protein, with product MDVFTAIQKRRAIRKYLPKEVEKEKLLKILEAARLAPSAANRQPCRFAVVTSKEMIEKLVNACAPHQPFMLSAPVIIAGYVLDTSRIMRCGIPAHIVDVSIALTHIHLQAVEEGLGTCWIGSFDQEKAKEVLGLPKEAVIVELMTLGYPAEEPEPRPRLSLEEIVKFY from the coding sequence ATGGATGTTTTTACTGCTATTCAAAAAAGAAGGGCTATAAGAAAGTATCTTCCAAAGGAAGTGGAAAAAGAAAAATTGTTAAAAATTCTTGAAGCTGCAAGATTGGCTCCTTCTGCTGCTAATAGACAACCCTGCAGGTTTGCAGTTGTAACAAGTAAGGAAATGATAGAAAAATTAGTAAATGCTTGTGCACCCCATCAACCTTTTATGCTTTCCGCTCCAGTTATAATTGCAGGCTATGTTTTAGATACAAGTAGGATAATGAGATGTGGTATTCCTGCTCATATTGTGGATGTCAGTATTGCATTAACCCATATCCATCTTCAAGCAGTGGAAGAAGGGCTTGGAACCTGCTGGATAGGATCCTTTGATCAAGAAAAAGCAAAGGAAGTTTTAGGACTTCCGAAAGAAGCGGTAATTGTTGAGCTTATGACCTTGGGATATCCAGCGGAAGAGCCAGAACCAAGACCAAGGTTGTCTTTAGAAGAAATTGTAAAATTTTATTAA
- the htpX gene encoding zinc metalloprotease HtpX yields the protein MKKSLKPLTFYDAIDSNKKKTWLIVFSISLLLFIVVYAIGYWFEFGWISVPIAFLAVFFTNFYAYYNSDKIILNISGAREPTKEEYPYLINVVEGLSIAGGIPVPKIYVIDDPSPNAFATGRDPQNSAIAVTTGLLEKLDRLELEGVIAHEISHIKHYDVRLQTISAVMVGMIVILGDALKRSLYWGGKRDKKDRKSGDIIGLIALLIAILSPILATLLRFALSRQREYMADAGSAMLTRYPEGLASALEKIAKDPLPVKRANSMTAPLYIVNPLDKSWGENLLSTHPPVEERIRRLRMMGDRWKLLEKEGR from the coding sequence ATGAAAAAATCTCTCAAACCTTTAACCTTCTATGATGCAATTGATTCTAATAAGAAAAAAACATGGCTAATTGTTTTTTCAATTTCATTACTTTTATTTATTGTAGTGTATGCTATAGGTTATTGGTTTGAATTTGGTTGGATTTCTGTGCCTATTGCCTTTTTAGCAGTTTTTTTTACTAATTTTTATGCTTATTATAATAGTGACAAGATAATTCTTAATATTAGTGGTGCTCGTGAGCCTACAAAGGAAGAATACCCTTACTTAATAAATGTTGTAGAGGGGCTAAGTATTGCAGGAGGGATTCCTGTACCCAAAATTTATGTAATTGATGATCCTTCTCCCAATGCTTTTGCTACAGGAAGAGATCCTCAAAATAGTGCCATTGCAGTAACCACAGGACTTTTAGAAAAATTAGACAGATTAGAATTGGAAGGGGTAATTGCCCATGAGATTTCTCATATTAAACATTATGACGTAAGGCTTCAGACTATCTCTGCTGTTATGGTAGGAATGATAGTAATTTTAGGAGATGCTCTAAAAAGATCCTTATATTGGGGTGGAAAAAGAGATAAAAAGGATAGAAAAAGTGGGGATATTATCGGTTTGATAGCCTTATTAATTGCAATTTTATCGCCAATTTTAGCAACCCTTTTAAGATTTGCTCTTTCTCGTCAAAGAGAATATATGGCAGATGCTGGTTCTGCAATGCTTACTCGATATCCAGAAGGATTGGCATCTGCTCTTGAGAAGATAGCAAAGGATCCTTTACCAGTAAAAAGAGCAAATTCAATGACTGCACCTTTGTATATAGTAAATCCCTTGGATAAATCTTGGGGAGAAAATCTTTTATCAACCCATCCTCCAGTGGAAGAAAGGATAAGAAGATTAAGAATGATGGGAGATAGATGGAAGCTTTTAGAGAAGGAGGGAAGATAA
- a CDS encoding LemA family protein: protein MGWIILGIIGFLLILFISIYNRLIVLRNRVENAWAQIDVQLKRRYDLIPNLVETVKGYASHEKELFDKIAQYRAQMLGAKTPGEAAEANEGLTGALKTLFAIAENYPELKANQNFLMLQEELSGTESKIAYARQFYNDSVMIYNQALEVFPNNIVANMFNFKPKEYFEVKEAVEREPVRVSFTG, encoded by the coding sequence ATGGGATGGATAATATTAGGTATAATAGGTTTTCTTTTAATCCTTTTTATATCTATTTATAATCGTCTTATAGTTTTAAGAAATAGGGTAGAAAACGCTTGGGCACAAATAGATGTGCAATTAAAAAGAAGGTATGATCTAATTCCCAATTTGGTGGAGACTGTTAAAGGCTATGCAAGTCATGAGAAGGAGCTTTTTGATAAGATTGCTCAATATAGAGCTCAAATGTTAGGAGCAAAAACTCCAGGAGAAGCTGCAGAGGCTAATGAGGGTCTTACAGGAGCTTTAAAAACCCTTTTTGCTATTGCAGAGAATTATCCGGAATTAAAAGCAAATCAAAACTTTCTTATGCTTCAGGAAGAGCTTTCAGGAACAGAATCAAAAATTGCTTATGCAAGACAATTCTATAACGATTCAGTAATGATCTATAATCAAGCTTTAGAAGTATTTCCCAATAATATAGTTGCTAATATGTTTAATTTTAAACCTAAGGAATACTTTGAAGTGAAGGAAGCAGTAGAAAGAGAACCTGTAAGAGTAAGCTTTACAGGATGA
- a CDS encoding adenosylhomocysteinase → MSKIKNPNLWESGERKIYWAKLHMPVLNSLEKEYKDTKPFLGKTIGMCIHLEAKTACLALALKNSGAEVVCCGSNPLSTQDDVVASLVKKGVEVFAWRGETEEEYKENLREVLRFNPDLLIDDGFDLTTTLLKEFSQLKEKLLGVGEETTTGVIRAKALLEDKGLPFPVIAVNNAKVKFLFDNRYGTGESALASFMRNTNLLVAGKVFVISGFGWVGRGLAQKLQGMKARVIITEVDPIKALEAIMEGFEVMPMDSAVKLGDVFITATGNCKVIREEHFLSMKDGAILGNAGHFNVEIDMRGLEKIAKDKREVRENITEYLLPNGRKIYVIAEGRLLNLAGGDGHPVEIMDLSFSVQYLVMLWLSKEGRNLQKSVLDVPKEIEREVAERKLRSMGISWDSLTEEQERYLKSWEVL, encoded by the coding sequence ATGAGTAAAATAAAGAATCCTAATTTATGGGAAAGTGGTGAAAGAAAGATTTATTGGGCAAAACTTCATATGCCTGTTTTAAATTCTTTAGAAAAAGAATACAAAGATACAAAACCTTTTTTGGGTAAAACTATTGGAATGTGTATTCATTTAGAAGCAAAAACTGCTTGTTTAGCATTAGCCCTTAAAAACAGCGGAGCAGAGGTAGTTTGCTGTGGAAGTAACCCTTTATCTACTCAGGATGATGTAGTAGCAAGTTTGGTAAAAAAAGGTGTAGAAGTATTTGCGTGGAGAGGAGAAACAGAAGAGGAATACAAAGAAAATCTTAGAGAGGTTTTAAGATTTAATCCTGATCTTTTAATAGATGACGGTTTTGATCTTACCACGACTCTTTTAAAAGAATTTTCTCAATTAAAAGAAAAATTATTAGGAGTTGGAGAGGAAACTACTACAGGAGTTATAAGAGCTAAAGCATTGTTAGAAGATAAAGGTCTTCCCTTTCCTGTTATCGCAGTAAATAACGCAAAAGTGAAATTTTTATTTGATAATAGATATGGAACAGGAGAATCAGCATTAGCATCCTTTATGAGGAATACAAATCTTTTAGTGGCAGGAAAGGTTTTTGTAATCTCAGGCTTTGGTTGGGTAGGAAGGGGCTTGGCTCAAAAACTTCAAGGGATGAAAGCAAGGGTTATTATTACAGAGGTGGATCCTATAAAGGCTTTAGAAGCAATCATGGAAGGTTTTGAAGTTATGCCTATGGATTCTGCAGTCAAATTAGGAGATGTTTTTATTACTGCTACAGGAAATTGTAAGGTAATAAGAGAGGAACATTTTCTTTCTATGAAAGATGGGGCAATTTTAGGAAATGCAGGACATTTCAACGTAGAAATAGATATGAGGGGATTGGAAAAGATTGCAAAGGATAAAAGAGAAGTTAGAGAAAATATAACAGAATACCTTCTTCCCAATGGAAGAAAAATATATGTAATTGCAGAAGGAAGACTTCTAAATCTTGCAGGAGGGGATGGGCATCCTGTGGAAATTATGGATTTATCTTTCTCAGTTCAATATTTAGTTATGCTTTGGCTTAGTAAGGAGGGTAGAAATCTTCAAAAATCTGTTTTGGATGTGCCTAAAGAGATTGAGAGAGAAGTAGCAGAAAGAAAGCTAAGAAGTATGGGAATATCTTGGGATTCACTGACCGAAGAGCAGGAACGATATCTGAAAAGTTGGGAAGTTTTATGA
- a CDS encoding HTH domain-containing protein — protein sequence MQLSFNPISREEIHKLEISLLVATLFREEVMEEVRNSTERLTWVDSLAVAAGALARSKAGMTISEIAEELGRTEATIREHIKGASKAGKLVNETFEKLKSGEINIDLLIFEVSKREALKRELLELREKLDEIIKKL from the coding sequence ATGCAACTTAGTTTTAATCCTATAAGTAGAGAAGAAATTCATAAACTTGAAATTTCTCTTTTAGTTGCAACTCTTTTTAGAGAAGAGGTAATGGAAGAAGTAAGGAATTCTACTGAGAGATTAACATGGGTAGATAGTCTTGCTGTAGCAGCAGGTGCTCTTGCAAGATCAAAGGCTGGAATGACTATTTCTGAAATAGCGGAGGAACTTGGTAGAACAGAAGCTACAATAAGAGAACATATTAAAGGAGCGTCTAAAGCTGGTAAATTAGTTAATGAAACTTTTGAGAAATTAAAGTCAGGAGAAATTAATATAGATTTACTAATTTTCGAGGTTTCGAAAAGAGAAGCTTTAAAAAGAGAGCTTTTAGAGCTTAGGGAAAAATTAGATGAGATTATAAAAAAATTATAA